From Myxococcales bacterium, the proteins below share one genomic window:
- a CDS encoding AI-2E family transporter, translated as MSQDTPPAKKSLLRPVFLSVSAVAVVTVVVAAREVLLPFVLALVIAYVLTPFVAWFEKKKVKRAAAILLVYAIVLGSLFGFLWAIAPRMGREVGGLRKELPALAQKANSEWVPKIQEKLRAAGLVSAEPAPADDEPPPEKRPPAAVVKPLPDGRYEIEIGSGFAVMPEKNGFVVQPTKEEPKARFDLNKAISGSLKKSLDYAGTHAGELVKVGRDIVAAVSRGIFVFGITLMLAAYLMLTREKIHEFFRSLVRPSSRPSFDVLVARIDRGLSGVVRGQLIICLVNGVLSAIGFAIVGLKYWPVMALVATVFSLVPIFGSIASSVPAVALGLTQSPGVAFFVLAWIVGIHQVEANFLNPKIMGDAAKIHPVLVVFSLLVGEHFFHTAGALLAVPCMSIALSLFAHFRQIAQDSDPEMKGEPLTAPPPPAP; from the coding sequence ATGAGCCAAGACACGCCACCGGCCAAAAAGAGCCTGCTTCGGCCCGTATTTCTCTCCGTCTCCGCGGTCGCGGTCGTCACCGTCGTGGTCGCCGCGCGCGAGGTGCTGCTTCCGTTCGTCCTCGCGCTCGTCATCGCCTACGTGCTCACGCCGTTCGTGGCGTGGTTCGAGAAGAAGAAGGTCAAACGCGCGGCGGCGATCCTGCTCGTCTACGCCATCGTGCTCGGCTCGCTCTTCGGGTTCCTGTGGGCGATCGCGCCACGTATGGGGCGCGAGGTGGGGGGCCTTCGCAAGGAGCTGCCGGCCCTCGCGCAGAAAGCCAACTCGGAGTGGGTGCCCAAGATCCAAGAGAAGCTCCGGGCAGCGGGTCTCGTGTCGGCCGAGCCGGCCCCCGCAGACGACGAGCCACCCCCCGAGAAGCGCCCCCCGGCGGCCGTGGTGAAGCCTCTCCCCGACGGCCGCTACGAGATCGAAATCGGTAGTGGTTTCGCGGTGATGCCCGAGAAGAACGGGTTCGTCGTGCAGCCCACGAAGGAAGAGCCCAAGGCCCGCTTCGACTTGAACAAGGCCATCTCGGGCAGCCTGAAGAAGAGCCTCGACTACGCCGGCACGCACGCCGGCGAGCTCGTGAAGGTCGGTCGCGACATCGTGGCCGCCGTGAGCCGGGGCATCTTCGTCTTCGGCATCACGCTCATGCTCGCCGCGTACCTCATGCTCACGCGCGAGAAGATCCACGAGTTTTTCCGCTCGCTCGTGCGGCCTTCGAGCCGGCCCTCGTTCGACGTGCTCGTCGCGCGCATCGACCGCGGCCTCTCCGGAGTCGTCCGCGGGCAGCTCATCATTTGCCTCGTGAACGGCGTGCTCTCGGCGATCGGGTTCGCCATCGTCGGCCTGAAGTATTGGCCCGTGATGGCGCTCGTCGCCACGGTGTTCTCCCTCGTGCCCATCTTCGGGAGCATCGCGAGCTCCGTCCCGGCGGTGGCGCTCGGCCTCACGCAGAGCCCCGGGGTCGCGTTCTTCGTGCTCGCCTGGATCGTCGGGATCCACCAGGTCGAAGCGAACTTCCTGAACCCGAAGATCATGGGCGACGCGGCCAAAATCCACCCGGTCCTCGTGGTGTTCTCGCTCCTCGTGGGCGAGCATTTCTTCCACACGGCCGGCGCGCTCCTCGCCGTCCCGTGCATGTCGATCGCGCTGTCGCTCTTCGCGCACTTCCGACAGATCGCCCAAGACTCGGACCCGGAGATGAAGGGGGAGCCGCTCACCGCACCCCCTCCGCCCGCGCCGTGA
- a CDS encoding 30S ribosomal protein S1 yields MDSFAALFEASLQGGDFGKEGEIVQGTVVAVQRDNVVIDIGGKSEGMIALSEFADGSGEVTVKPGDRIDVYIESRENDDGLVMLSKEKADKMKVWDEISSACERDELIEGTISQRVKGGLSVTIRGGVKAFLPGSQVDLRPIRNLDKLIGQTYQFKVIKFNKKRGNIVLSRRVLLEKERDQIKTKTLETLEEGKVVRGVIKNITEYGAFVDLGGIDGLLHITDMSWGRVNHPNEVFQVGDEVTVKVLKYNPETERVSLGLKQTQEDPWNHAEEAYPPGKKVHGKVMSITDYGAFVELEPGVEGLIHVSEMSWTKKVKHPSKLLEVGQALDCQVLEVDAKSKRISLGLKQLEPDPWTLFTEKYHPGDKIGGKVRSITDYGVFIGIEEGVDGMVHKSDLSWTAKVNNPADMFHKGDDVEAIILSINHDEKKVSLGVKQLFDDPWPTIFSEFPPSKVVDCKVISTVDYGVFVRIRDGVEGHIPTSDIVEPKNEDGTSKALEIGDELKAEIANIDTQDRRLTLSMRIGEAAAAPQKQAPRETNMPKKATEESKGNTIGELIKQKLGNLTIDKKDD; encoded by the coding sequence ATGGATTCCTTCGCGGCTCTCTTCGAAGCCAGCCTCCAGGGCGGAGACTTCGGCAAAGAAGGCGAAATCGTTCAAGGCACCGTCGTCGCCGTCCAGCGCGACAACGTGGTCATCGACATCGGCGGCAAGAGCGAAGGCATGATCGCGCTCTCCGAGTTCGCCGATGGCTCGGGAGAGGTCACCGTCAAGCCGGGTGACCGCATCGACGTCTACATCGAGTCCCGCGAGAACGACGACGGCCTCGTCATGCTTTCCAAGGAGAAAGCAGACAAGATGAAGGTCTGGGACGAGATCTCGAGCGCGTGCGAACGCGACGAGCTCATCGAAGGCACCATCAGCCAGCGCGTGAAGGGCGGCCTCTCGGTCACCATCCGCGGCGGCGTGAAGGCCTTCCTCCCCGGCTCGCAGGTGGACCTCCGCCCGATCCGCAACTTGGACAAGCTGATTGGTCAGACCTATCAGTTCAAGGTCATCAAGTTCAACAAGAAGCGCGGCAACATCGTGCTCTCGCGTCGTGTCCTCCTCGAGAAGGAGCGCGACCAAATCAAGACCAAGACCCTCGAGACCCTCGAGGAGGGCAAGGTCGTCCGCGGCGTCATCAAGAACATCACCGAGTACGGTGCGTTCGTGGACCTCGGCGGCATCGACGGCCTCCTCCACATCACGGACATGTCGTGGGGCCGCGTGAACCACCCGAACGAGGTGTTCCAGGTCGGCGACGAAGTGACCGTGAAGGTCCTCAAGTACAACCCGGAAACCGAGCGTGTTTCGCTCGGCCTCAAGCAGACGCAAGAGGATCCGTGGAACCACGCCGAAGAGGCGTACCCGCCGGGCAAGAAGGTCCACGGCAAGGTCATGTCGATCACCGACTACGGCGCCTTCGTGGAGCTCGAGCCGGGTGTCGAAGGCCTCATCCACGTGAGCGAGATGAGCTGGACCAAGAAGGTCAAGCACCCGTCGAAGCTCCTCGAAGTGGGCCAGGCGCTCGACTGCCAGGTTCTCGAAGTGGACGCGAAGTCGAAGCGTATCTCGCTCGGCTTGAAGCAGCTCGAGCCCGATCCCTGGACGCTCTTCACCGAGAAGTACCACCCCGGCGACAAGATCGGCGGCAAGGTGCGCAGCATCACCGACTACGGTGTCTTCATCGGCATCGAAGAAGGCGTGGACGGCATGGTCCACAAGTCGGACCTCTCGTGGACGGCCAAGGTCAACAACCCCGCCGACATGTTCCACAAGGGCGACGACGTCGAAGCGATCATCCTCTCGATCAACCACGACGAGAAGAAGGTCAGCCTCGGTGTGAAGCAGCTCTTCGACGACCCGTGGCCCACGATCTTCTCGGAGTTCCCTCCGTCCAAGGTCGTCGACTGCAAGGTCATCTCGACGGTCGACTACGGCGTGTTCGTTCGCATCCGCGACGGCGTCGAGGGTCACATCCCGACGAGCGACATCGTCGAGCCCAAGAACGAGGACGGCACGTCCAAGGCCCTCGAGATCGGCGACGAGCTCAAGGCCGAGATCGCCAACATCGACACGCAGGATCGTCGCCTGACGCTCTCCATGCGCATCGGTGAGGCCGCGGCTGCCCCGCAGAAGCAGGCCCCGCGCGAGACCAACATGCCCAAGAAGGCGACCGAGGAGTCGAAGGGCAACACCATCGGCGAGCTCATCAAGCAGAAGCTCGGCAACCTCACGATCGACAAGAAGGACGACTGA
- a CDS encoding DUF4139 domain-containing protein gives MRRFPRLSISPLLAFALAGSTFATTGCGAGTTSYVKSDAALGRIIVYRNGVAYYERDATVENDTLRLVAPNDKVDDFLKSLTVVDSSTGKPAPVSYPHGGGSTIDLKVHLPGSGPHKVKLSYVTEAPAWKPTYRIMVGSDGKLELQAWAVVDNTSGEDWEQVKLGVGSSSAMAFRFDLRGFRFVQRQQLQGEQLFAVAPPSGASVYGGGDERNMGMVAELSDDALAANVGPRDHGMYEKLTAESTVDMERRKAAPSRAPQAQAAPATKRATSGSGSGAGYGRAAAGAAAPPPPPAEPAQQAPMPQNQLQNLAGQLRGNQNVVIIEGFAKPTDGDKQTASLDRANKAREELVRQGVDPNRVVAVGKGEAPGKNGGVRFVQQPPKPATPPAGAKGGATTTVATGEAQGPGEPVGTAHFESETSMSVPKGSSAMVSMYQGKTDGSVVYLYDPESERGNGDFAFKAVRFRNPTDSQLESGPVTVYGNGRFIGEGIGEPIPAKSIAFVPFALDRQVLVEKKIDAKDTVSRILSAQRGVFSTETKHTRRTALVLHNRADEKALVFVRHTVPKGYTLDEKLAKAERVGQAHVFPIEVGPRSKIELVIEESTPVTQTTDIRTREGLEMIRAFVSSDLAQGPLKEAVQTIVKEQLELANIEQRKSTAREQLGEYKARMDELHAQIVTLKMVKSAGPMMQSLEKKLSETSDKVSKITVQIVELEEQAMVARIKLQDSIAELTMGDDAKKKDEPKKDDKKKDEKAGPAKKA, from the coding sequence ATGCGTCGCTTTCCCCGGCTTTCGATCTCGCCTCTCCTCGCCTTCGCCCTCGCGGGCAGCACCTTCGCGACCACGGGCTGCGGCGCGGGTACGACGAGCTACGTGAAGTCGGACGCGGCCCTCGGCCGAATCATCGTGTACCGGAACGGCGTCGCCTACTACGAGCGGGACGCCACGGTCGAGAACGACACCCTCCGGCTCGTGGCCCCGAACGACAAGGTCGACGACTTCTTGAAGTCGCTCACCGTGGTCGACTCGTCCACCGGCAAGCCCGCGCCGGTCTCGTACCCGCACGGCGGCGGCTCGACCATCGACCTCAAGGTGCACCTGCCAGGCTCGGGGCCACACAAGGTGAAGCTCTCGTACGTGACCGAGGCGCCGGCCTGGAAGCCCACGTACCGCATCATGGTCGGGAGCGACGGAAAGCTCGAGCTGCAAGCCTGGGCCGTCGTCGACAACACCTCCGGCGAGGACTGGGAGCAGGTGAAGCTCGGCGTCGGCTCGAGCTCGGCGATGGCGTTCCGGTTCGATCTCCGAGGCTTCCGGTTCGTGCAGCGCCAGCAGCTCCAGGGCGAGCAGCTCTTCGCCGTGGCGCCGCCCTCGGGGGCTTCGGTGTACGGCGGCGGGGACGAGCGGAACATGGGCATGGTGGCCGAGCTGTCGGACGACGCGCTCGCGGCGAACGTGGGCCCGCGCGACCACGGGATGTACGAGAAGCTCACGGCCGAGAGCACGGTCGACATGGAGCGGAGGAAGGCGGCGCCGTCGCGCGCACCGCAGGCTCAGGCCGCGCCGGCGACCAAGCGGGCCACCTCGGGCTCGGGGTCGGGCGCAGGGTACGGGCGCGCGGCCGCCGGCGCCGCCGCTCCTCCTCCGCCGCCCGCCGAGCCCGCGCAGCAGGCTCCCATGCCGCAGAACCAGCTCCAGAACCTCGCCGGACAGCTCCGAGGCAACCAGAACGTCGTCATCATCGAGGGCTTCGCAAAACCGACCGACGGCGACAAACAAACGGCTTCCCTCGACCGCGCGAACAAGGCCCGCGAAGAGCTCGTCCGCCAGGGTGTGGACCCGAACCGTGTCGTGGCCGTGGGGAAGGGCGAAGCCCCCGGCAAGAACGGCGGCGTGCGCTTCGTTCAACAACCCCCGAAACCGGCGACGCCACCGGCCGGCGCAAAGGGCGGCGCCACGACGACGGTCGCCACGGGCGAGGCCCAAGGCCCCGGCGAGCCCGTCGGCACGGCGCACTTCGAGAGCGAGACGTCGATGAGCGTCCCGAAGGGCAGCTCCGCGATGGTCTCGATGTACCAAGGGAAGACCGACGGCAGCGTCGTCTACCTCTACGATCCGGAGTCGGAGCGCGGGAACGGGGACTTCGCGTTCAAGGCGGTGCGGTTCCGTAACCCCACGGATTCGCAGCTCGAATCGGGGCCGGTCACGGTGTACGGAAATGGGCGCTTCATCGGCGAAGGCATCGGAGAGCCCATCCCCGCCAAGTCGATCGCGTTCGTGCCCTTCGCGCTCGACCGGCAGGTGCTCGTCGAGAAGAAGATCGACGCGAAAGACACGGTGTCGCGCATCTTGAGCGCACAGCGCGGTGTGTTCTCGACCGAGACCAAGCACACCCGGAGGACGGCCCTCGTGCTCCACAACCGCGCCGACGAGAAGGCCCTCGTGTTCGTTCGCCACACGGTGCCGAAGGGCTACACCCTCGACGAGAAGCTCGCGAAGGCCGAGCGTGTCGGCCAAGCCCATGTTTTCCCGATCGAGGTCGGGCCGCGCTCCAAGATCGAGCTCGTCATCGAGGAGTCGACGCCGGTCACGCAGACGACGGACATTCGTACGCGCGAGGGCCTCGAGATGATCCGCGCGTTCGTCTCGTCGGACCTCGCGCAAGGCCCCCTCAAGGAGGCCGTGCAGACGATCGTGAAGGAGCAGCTCGAGCTCGCCAACATCGAGCAGCGCAAGTCCACGGCCCGCGAGCAGCTCGGTGAGTACAAGGCCCGGATGGACGAGCTCCACGCCCAGATCGTGACGCTCAAGATGGTGAAGAGCGCGGGCCCCATGATGCAGAGCCTCGAGAAGAAGCTCTCCGAGACGAGCGACAAGGTGTCGAAGATCACGGTCCAGATCGTCGAGCTCGAGGAGCAGGCGATGGTCGCTCGCATCAAGCTCCAAGACTCGATCGCCGAGCTCACGATGGGCGACGACGCGAAGAAGAAAGACGAGCCCAAGAAGGACGACAAGAAGAAGGACGAGAAGGCTGGGCCCGCCAAAAAGGCCTGA
- a CDS encoding (d)CMP kinase, which translates to MSRPKPVIAIDGPAGAGKSTVARNLAKALGFLLVDTGAIYRAVALAATRRGIDRKDGAAVAQLASDLLGREALVFRRDAELGMRVVLEGDDVSDEIRTPEMGIGASEVSVHPKVREALLGIQRQAGAEGGVVLEGRDIGTVVFPDAELKFFLTASPEVRAQRRHAELVQKGNAPTYEETLEAVRARDHQDESRAVAPLRRAADAVLVDSSALDFDGVVAEMLTTVRAKLEG; encoded by the coding sequence GTGAGCCGCCCCAAACCGGTCATTGCCATCGATGGCCCCGCAGGCGCGGGGAAGAGCACCGTCGCTCGTAACCTTGCAAAAGCCTTGGGGTTTTTGCTCGTGGATACGGGCGCGATCTACCGCGCTGTCGCCCTCGCGGCGACCCGCCGTGGCATCGATCGAAAGGACGGGGCCGCCGTCGCGCAGCTCGCCTCCGATCTGCTCGGTCGCGAGGCGCTCGTCTTTCGACGAGACGCGGAGCTCGGCATGCGCGTGGTGCTCGAGGGCGACGACGTCTCCGACGAGATCCGCACGCCCGAGATGGGCATCGGGGCGAGCGAGGTGTCGGTGCACCCCAAGGTGCGCGAGGCGCTGCTCGGTATCCAGCGTCAGGCGGGGGCCGAGGGTGGGGTCGTGCTCGAAGGGCGCGACATCGGCACCGTGGTCTTCCCGGACGCCGAGCTGAAATTCTTCCTTACCGCGAGCCCCGAGGTCCGCGCCCAGCGGCGCCACGCCGAGCTCGTGCAGAAGGGCAACGCGCCGACCTACGAGGAGACGCTCGAGGCCGTGCGCGCCCGCGACCATCAAGACGAGTCCCGCGCGGTGGCCCCGCTCCGTCGCGCCGCCGACGCCGTCCTCGTCGACTCGTCCGCGCTCGACTTCGACGGTGTCGTGGCCGAGATGCTCACGACCGTCCGCGCCAAGCTCGAAGGGTAG
- the aroA gene encoding 3-phosphoshikimate 1-carboxyvinyltransferase produces the protein MAQRLVVQPQSKPLVGSVPVPSDKSIGHRALLVAALTNGTCEIRGFSHGEDNVSTGHALRAMGVPIEGLDDSTSSVVRVRGVGLFGLGEPKNALDCGNSGTTMRLLCGLLAAQPFVSTLVGDASLSRRPMLRVAKPLRERGARIEGAPHPKRAGDITAPLVVGPCSEDAPLRALHHSSEVASAQVKSAILLSGLYAHGETVVHEPVVSRDHTERLLSSLGVPIQTVGSVVSLDPAGWNGQMPGFEVDLPGDPSAAAFLQVAANLVPGSNVTVRAVCSNPTRTGLFEIARDMGAGIEVRPLGDRGGEPVADVLAWHAPLRGANVGGELVPRSIDEIPVLCALAARASGTTRIRDAEELRVKESDRIATMAEVLRAFGVVCEELPDGLEIQGTDAPLRACRVDSRGDHRIAMTAAVLGLLADGPSTIDDVGCIATSFPRFIGTLRALGATLDVHDGE, from the coding sequence ATGGCTCAAAGGCTCGTCGTCCAACCCCAATCGAAGCCGCTCGTGGGGAGCGTCCCCGTACCGTCCGACAAGAGCATCGGTCACCGCGCCCTCCTCGTCGCGGCGTTGACGAACGGAACCTGCGAGATTCGCGGGTTCTCGCACGGGGAGGACAACGTCTCGACGGGCCACGCCCTCCGCGCCATGGGCGTGCCCATCGAGGGCCTCGACGACAGCACCTCGAGCGTCGTGAGGGTGCGAGGGGTCGGGCTCTTCGGGCTCGGGGAGCCGAAGAACGCGCTCGACTGCGGCAACTCGGGCACCACGATGCGGCTCCTCTGCGGCCTGCTCGCGGCGCAGCCGTTCGTGAGCACGCTCGTGGGCGATGCTTCGCTCTCGCGGCGGCCCATGCTGCGTGTCGCGAAGCCACTCCGAGAGCGCGGCGCGCGCATCGAGGGCGCGCCTCACCCGAAGCGGGCGGGGGACATCACCGCGCCGCTCGTCGTCGGCCCTTGCTCGGAGGACGCGCCCCTACGCGCGCTCCATCACTCCTCGGAGGTGGCGAGCGCGCAGGTGAAGAGCGCCATCTTGCTCTCGGGGCTCTACGCCCACGGAGAGACGGTCGTGCACGAGCCGGTCGTGTCTCGGGACCACACCGAGCGCCTGCTCTCGTCCCTCGGCGTGCCGATCCAAACGGTGGGCTCCGTCGTCTCGCTCGACCCGGCGGGCTGGAACGGCCAAATGCCGGGGTTCGAAGTGGACCTCCCGGGGGATCCCTCGGCCGCCGCTTTCCTTCAGGTCGCCGCGAACCTCGTCCCGGGCTCGAACGTGACGGTCCGCGCCGTGTGCAGCAACCCGACGCGCACCGGGCTCTTCGAGATCGCGCGGGACATGGGGGCGGGCATCGAGGTGAGGCCGCTCGGCGACCGAGGGGGAGAGCCCGTGGCCGACGTGCTCGCGTGGCACGCGCCCCTGCGTGGAGCGAACGTGGGCGGCGAGCTCGTGCCGCGCTCGATCGACGAGATCCCGGTGCTCTGCGCGCTCGCTGCCCGCGCCTCGGGCACGACCCGCATCCGTGACGCCGAAGAGCTGCGCGTGAAAGAGAGCGACCGCATCGCGACCATGGCCGAGGTCCTCCGGGCGTTCGGGGTGGTCTGCGAGGAGCTCCCGGACGGCCTCGAGATCCAAGGCACGGATGCGCCCCTCCGGGCGTGCCGCGTCGACAGCCGCGGGGACCACCGCATCGCCATGACGGCCGCGGTCCTCGGGCTCCTCGCGGACGGGCCATCCACGATCGACGACGTGGGGTGCATCGCGACGAGCTTCCCCCGGTTCATCGGTACTCTCCGCGCGCTCGGAGCCACGCTCGACGTCCACGACGGGGAATGA
- a CDS encoding chorismate mutase: MSDDKRATEDLRHEMAEIDLQILAAVERRAKLARGLGKLRPEGQPASLPADTARAIEALAARASGELSAESVREIFREIHGACASLELGLAVGYVGSVGGAAYLAAKKRFGRPTHLQAFATAADAIAATAARKVSFVVAPFETRDEGVVQKTLGALLETDLKIVATFDATPTLRLVGAGAATAAVRRVFVAIDDRAAARAILLGFPDAAVVDVPSAEEACMRAKAEGGEASAIADEAYAATFGLAPIDAASVPVEMPLERVRYAVIGARPSGRTGTDATSLAFAVSDSPGALLEVLRQFAERGVNLTKIQSRPTAGEGWGYLFFVELVGHTTDRNVVSALEDVKRQTRFFKLLGSYAAT, from the coding sequence ATGAGCGACGACAAGCGCGCGACCGAAGACCTGCGTCACGAAATGGCCGAGATCGACCTCCAGATCCTCGCGGCCGTGGAGCGTCGGGCGAAGCTCGCCCGGGGCCTCGGCAAGCTGCGCCCCGAGGGCCAACCCGCGTCCCTGCCGGCCGACACCGCACGTGCGATCGAGGCCCTCGCCGCGCGCGCCTCGGGCGAGCTCTCTGCCGAGTCCGTCCGCGAAATCTTCAGGGAAATCCACGGGGCCTGCGCGTCCCTCGAGCTCGGTCTCGCGGTGGGATATGTCGGCTCGGTGGGGGGCGCCGCCTACCTCGCGGCGAAGAAGCGGTTCGGTCGTCCGACCCACCTCCAAGCCTTCGCGACCGCCGCCGACGCGATCGCGGCCACCGCGGCTCGAAAGGTCTCCTTCGTCGTCGCCCCATTCGAAACGCGCGACGAGGGCGTGGTCCAAAAGACGCTCGGGGCCCTGCTCGAGACCGACCTCAAAATCGTCGCGACCTTCGACGCGACCCCCACGCTGAGGCTCGTCGGGGCGGGCGCGGCGACGGCGGCCGTTCGGCGCGTCTTCGTCGCCATCGACGACCGCGCCGCGGCGAGGGCCATTCTCCTCGGCTTCCCCGACGCGGCCGTGGTCGACGTGCCGAGCGCCGAAGAAGCGTGCATGCGCGCCAAAGCCGAAGGCGGCGAGGCCTCCGCGATCGCCGACGAAGCGTACGCGGCCACGTTCGGGCTCGCTCCGATCGACGCGGCCTCGGTCCCCGTCGAGATGCCTCTCGAGCGTGTCCGTTATGCCGTCATCGGCGCGCGCCCCTCCGGCCGGACCGGCACCGACGCGACGAGCCTCGCGTTCGCCGTGTCCGACTCGCCCGGCGCGCTGCTCGAGGTGCTCCGGCAATTCGCCGAGCGCGGCGTGAACCTCACGAAGATTCAGTCGAGGCCCACGGCGGGCGAGGGTTGGGGCTACCTCTTTTTCGTCGAGCTCGTCGGGCACACCACGGATCGGAACGTGGTCTCGGCGCTGGAGGACGTGAAGCGCCAAACCCGCTTTTTCAAGCTCCTCGGCTCCTACGCCGCCACATGA
- a CDS encoding zinc ribbon domain-containing protein — translation MPTYEYACTSCGFAWEAVQKISEAALTDCPQCKAASAKRQISGGNFILKGGGWYADLYSSSGGSKKAESSGTSPSASAPKTESAPSTEAAKPAAAAPAATPAAKPST, via the coding sequence ATGCCCACCTACGAGTACGCGTGCACCTCTTGTGGTTTTGCCTGGGAAGCCGTGCAAAAAATTTCCGAGGCCGCGCTCACCGATTGCCCGCAGTGCAAAGCCGCGTCCGCGAAGCGCCAGATCAGCGGCGGCAACTTCATCCTCAAGGGCGGCGGTTGGTACGCCGACCTCTACTCGTCGTCCGGAGGCTCCAAGAAGGCCGAGTCGTCGGGGACGAGCCCCTCCGCGAGCGCGCCGAAGACCGAGTCGGCCCCCTCGACCGAGGCCGCCAAGCCCGCCGCCGCGGCTCCGGCCGCCACCCCCGCCGCCAAGCCGAGCACCTGA